The DNA region TGGCTTTCAGGTGTTAGAGCTAAACGAGACTGATAGTAGCGTCAAGTTAACAGGCATCGGGCCTGATCCCCTTGCAGACAATCAACAAGTGCAATACACAGTGCCTCCAAATGTATGGTTTGGTGCATTCCCAACAAAGGATATAGACATCTCTGCTGACAAGAAGAAAGCTGTAAAAAATCCTCCACGAGACGCTGAGAAGCACTTTGCGCTAGTTGGATGTACGTGTGCTCCTGCCTTCCAGTTTGATGATTTCGAGCTTGCAAAACGATCTTACCTCGTATCATGCTTCCCAAAATATGAGTCACTGATATCTTTGCTCACCTTTGCTGAGACATCCTAGACTGGATCTCACCTTATTTCATGTTTTTCACAGAATACAAGTCTTTGACCATATCGTTGCTCACCATTGCAGAGACATACTAGTTTCTTGTCCCATATGTTTATCATAGTGAACTCTGATTTGAAATGTTTCTTGGTATCCTTGTGAACGCTTCAACTGTGTCATTTGTTGTATGAAACTCCCAGGTTTTactattatttgtttgttttgactttttatttatgCGAACAAATTATTTCCTTGGCAGCGGAATAGCCATTCTCGGGGCCGATGGAAATAATTATTCTGAGTTTTtgcgaatatatatatatatatatatatatatatatataaaatatgtgagattgtgagatcaaatcttgtatatcaatgtaataatttaatggtctaaattgattaagattctaagttgaagtatgtgcgaacggtgattaagtgtgtgcgaatggtgattaaatgtgtgtgaACGGAGTGGGTATGTCAATCAATATAggccattaaaatttttagattgatgtacaagatttgatctcacaatattttaatggtctagattggtTAAAATTTCAAGTTAAAGTGTATGcaaatggtgattaaatgtgtgcgaacaaagtggtgtgtcaatcaatctagaccattaaaatttattagattgatgcacaagatttgatctcacaatctcaccTAAATAGGTGATCTCATAGGAaccctcctatatatatatatatatatatatatatatatatatatatatatatatagttggagCCGTTCATATGGAAAGATCTAACATATTATAAGtagtttaaagaaaaaaaacgtAATGACATTTATGTAAATAACTTGAATTTTGAAGTGCGAGTAACAAGAAAATCGAGatttaaacaataaatttatgcattcgtgtgtattttatgttttaattcaATCTATCCGAGATAATTTTATCAAAGAAAAACATCTTAAAGATGGTTTTTAATAgaatattaattcattataagtattttaaaaatattttatatagtcAAATCCTCTATATTGTATGAAGCAAATCATACACCTTCGCTAATAAGttgaatgctatatatatatatatatatatatatatatatataataatgccAATACAtcctttcaaaacaaataacgtcaatacataatttttaaattaccttTGAAATTTATGAGaatagagaaaaaaatgttttataaCACCattaaaatttgtgaaaataaggaacaattttatattaaaaaaaaagattgttatCCATtcctaaatatttacaaaaatgtcatcgtgttatatttatataagcattcAAATGTAAACCAGTATTCTCATGTGAATCACAACTACTCTCATATATGTCTGGAGGCCGATACCTTCTTATGCATTTGTGTATATGCTTGGAAGACGATTCTTTGTGATGCATTTGTGTTGTAGTTGCGGTGCATTCGTTCACATGATAATAAAGACATAATCAGACTCTACATCCATTGAAATAAACAACCTAAATCAGTCTTCAAGTTCACATCTAAAATAATGTTCATATTTGAacctaaacatatatatatataattatatatctcCTCTTCAACACACTGCAAATTCAAAACATTAGTGGAGAAATTACAAACTACTCCACCTTTGTATTCAACACACGGCAAATTCAAAATATGGAGAAACTGATTTGCTTAAACTCACTCCTAAGTATTAGCTACTATAACAAATCACTAATATAGCTTCAACAACACAAAAAGTCAAATAGAATCACAATTAGAGATCTAAAATGCCgaaataaatttcaaatagtAATATGATAAATTCTAAGACGCAATTTTTACGAAACGGACTCGTTAGGTAGACTTGGGAGTGCTAAGATGACAATCCAACAAATCTTGCACTTTCTCACACACCCAACccttagaatatatatatatatatatatatatatatatatatatatatatatataatttcaggtgcggtcgtgctctcccgtgcgaccGTGCAGTCacacatcactcaatgttaagaaacacaccacagtgcatatttgtgtggtgtgtttcttaacattgagtggtgtatttcgtaacattgagtggtgtgaaccgcacggtcgcacgggagagcatggccgcacctgatcatgactctatatatatatatatatatatatatatatataaaattcagttTCCGTGCGGTAGGATGTCTCTCATGCGATTGTGGGGTTGTTTTAGGTgcctaatttttttctttaagatAAGTGATTTTCCTTCTAAAGTGCGTGGTTgatatgcttaaggtgtgtgagtgttgaaatttaagatgagtgaacctaaagcttgcgtggttttccttcttaaagtacgtgagttgttgaaacttaaggtgcgccattttaaaaccttatatgcatggtttgtgttcttaaggtgcgtgacttgtgtacttaaggtgcgtcggcctaaaactttaggtgcacgtggtttgtgtttttaaggtgctttaatttgtttgtgtgcttaaagtgcgcgatttgtatacttaaggtgcgccgttataatttttaatgtaacaaaactaattagaccaaatttgtttttttttttacaaactaGTACcgataactcaattgcacatgagaTACTaccaacaaccaaaaaaaaaggacaagCGATTTGATGACGAAGATAATGACAAACATATCCAAAAGCGAATTAACAAAAATTAGAGTAATTCCAACAAAAAATAGTATCTACTACCTAATACTATCATGTCAactacaataaatattttgataattgtttttaaaaaggTACAAATTAAACAGTAATTTTAATaccaattataatgaatttctccTTTAtaaatatactttgaattacttatttaattaaatacaaatattagaTATTACACTAACGCAATAAGCGTGTAAAACTAATAACTCTAAATCTCTAATAAACATGATGCATGTAACACCACCATACtactaaaaactaaaatgtaGATAAAAATGCAATCACAATTGAAAAATActatttgtattctcaaatCCTACTTCTAACTTTTACTCTTTTCACAAAATATTAATGTTGACATTATCTTTAAGACCTTAAAATGGAGATAACCAATCACTTATTATCACATAAAGGAGTAAAAGTGAAGGAGTAGAAAAATGAATtacatatactacaattcaGCACAATTATCCCTTAGCTAAATTAAAGGTGTCAGAGTTGAAATCCTCATCATCACTGGTGAAACGTGTCAGTACGTAATGGTTAACCAACAACAACTGTATCATGTATGTGAGTAAGCATTATATTACATCACTTTTGAAGCGTGTCACCAGCCTGCATGTTAAATGTTAACAGTTAACCAACAACGTAATAATTGTATTATGTGAGGCAATCGAGGATGGACGATGATGCTTCATATCGCATGCATGTAGTATGGCTTCAATAATCTCCCTATCCTACAAAACCAGTACGTACAAGCTGAATTATCTCTACAATCCGGCCATCTTAATCGCtgcttcttcttttgtttttgttgcttTGCTTCTCTCCATGTTCTTGATTTTTCAGCACCTCAGATCTTACACCAATCCCGCGGTCACTACTCATTCTCATTGTTAATTGCTCTTCTCTTCGAGTACTAGGTTGTTCATTCCATATATCCCTAGAATATAATCCCAGATTTTATTTTCTTGGGTTTTTTCAGGAACAAAAATGGATTGTTGCCGTCATCTTCATGGTCCCTGTCTATGCTACTGACTCAGTAATTTGCAATTTTTCTCTGTTAGTTTAATACAATACCGATGATTACATGATATATATGAAAGATCTTTGATTACACAGATCACAAGTCCTGTCTGTTATATAAATTCTTGGTGATATTTTCCCCAGATTTTATCTTTGTGGAACTCCAAGCTCTCTCTTGCCTGTGACATTCTGAGAAATCTATATGAAGCCTTTGCACTCTATTCCTTTGGCACTTACTTGGTCGCATGCCTTGGTGAGCAGATCAAAACACTCATCTTTCTGCATCCTTACa from Ipomoea triloba cultivar NCNSP0323 chromosome 6, ASM357664v1 includes:
- the LOC116021912 gene encoding uncharacterized protein LOC116021912, producing the protein MEMDSSPATVSKLVAKLDLKSHPEGGFYSETFRDFSVQLSKSHLPPTYKVDRPVSTSIYFLLPSGSVSHLHRIPMAETWHFYAGESITVLELNETDSSVKLTGIGPDPLADNQQVQYTVPPNVWFGAFPTKDIDISADKKKAVKNPPRDAEKHFALVGCTCAPAFQFDDFELAKRSYLVSCFPKYESLISLLTFAETS